Proteins encoded together in one Lepisosteus oculatus isolate fLepOcu1 chromosome 2, fLepOcu1.hap2, whole genome shotgun sequence window:
- the hao1 gene encoding 2-Hydroxyacid oxidase 1 isoform X1, translating to MSEKPVCISDYEQQAKIILPKAVFDYYFSGADEQETLADNVAAFSRWKLYPRVLRDVSRVDLSVSVLGQQLSMPVCVAATAMQRMAHPAGETATAKACRSSGTGMMLSSWATSSIEEVAQNAPDGVRWLQLYIYKDRELTKSLVKRAESAGYKGIFVTVDTPYLGRRRNDVRNRFKLTPHLKMANFESPDLAFSSKESYKEDSGLAVYVTQAIDPTLKWEDIVWLKKLTTLPVVVKGILRVDDAREALKYGVDGIVVSNHGARQLDCVPATIDVLPEIVEAVGGKVEVFLDGGIRRGTDVLKALALGAKAVFIGRPILWGLACQGEKGVSEVLELLREELRLAVALVGCTTVKEIDKSIVRRSQFTSRI from the exons ATGTCAGAGAAGCCAGTCTGCATCAGTGACTATGAGCAGCAGGCAAAAATTATTCTCCCTAAAGCTgtttttgattattatttttctggagCTGATGAGCAAGAAACATTAGCTGATAATGTAGCAGCATTTTCCAG ATGGAAGCTGTATCCACGTGTGCTCAGGGATGTGTCTCGAGTAGACCTGTCAGTGTCAGTCCTGGGACAGCAGCTCAGTATGCCAGTCTGTGTAGCTGCCACTGCCATGCAGCGAATGGCACATCCCGCTGGGGAAACAGCGACTGCGAAAG CATGCAGGTCTTCTGGCACAGGAATGATGCTGAGCTCCTGGGCAACCTCCAGTATCGAAGAAGTGGCACAGAATGCCCCAGATGGTGTTCGCTGGCTGCAGCTTTACATTTACAAAGACAGAGAGCTAACCAAATCTTTAGTAAAGCGAGCTGAAAGCGCAGGATATAAGGGGATTTTTGTCACTGTGGATACACCGTACCTAGGGAGACGACGGAATGATGTGCGCAACAGGTTTAAGCTCACACCTCATCTGAA GATGGCCAATTTTGAGTCCCCCGATTTGGCATTTTCTTCAAAGGAAAGCTATAAGGAAGATAGTGGGTTGGCTGTTTATGTAACACAGGCAATAGATCCTACGCTGAAATGGGAAGATATTGTGTGGCTGAAAAAATTAACTACTTTACCAGTAGTGGTGAAAGGAATTTTAAGAG TTGATGATGCGCGAGAAGCTCTTAAATATGGTGTTGATGGAATAGTTGTGTCAAACCATGGTGCTCGGCAGCTGGATTGTGTGCCTGCAACT ATTGACGTCCTTCCTGAAATTGTTGAAGCTGTTGGAGGAAAAGTGGAAGTCTTCTTGGATGGAGGGATACGTAGAGGCACAGATGTCCTCAAAGCTTTGGCACTGGGTGCCAAAGCAGTGTTCATTGGACGCCCTATTCTCTGGGGATTAGCCTGTCAG GGTGAAAAAGGAGTAAGTGAAGTTCTTGAATTGCTGAGAGAAGAACTGCGCTTAGCAGTTGCACTTGTAG gCTGCACTACGGTGAAAGAAATTGATAAGTCTATCGTAAGAAGGTCTCAGTTTACTTCACGAATTTAA
- the hao1 gene encoding 2-Hydroxyacid oxidase 1 isoform X2, with amino-acid sequence MEAVSTCAQGCVSSRPVSVSPGTAAQYASLCSCHCHAANGTSRWGNSDCERSSGTGMMLSSWATSSIEEVAQNAPDGVRWLQLYIYKDRELTKSLVKRAESAGYKGIFVTVDTPYLGRRRNDVRNRFKLTPHLKMANFESPDLAFSSKESYKEDSGLAVYVTQAIDPTLKWEDIVWLKKLTTLPVVVKGILRVDDAREALKYGVDGIVVSNHGARQLDCVPATIDVLPEIVEAVGGKVEVFLDGGIRRGTDVLKALALGAKAVFIGRPILWGLACQGEKGVSEVLELLREELRLAVALVGCTTVKEIDKSIVRRSQFTSRI; translated from the exons ATGGAAGCTGTATCCACGTGTGCTCAGGGATGTGTCTCGAGTAGACCTGTCAGTGTCAGTCCTGGGACAGCAGCTCAGTATGCCAGTCTGTGTAGCTGCCACTGCCATGCAGCGAATGGCACATCCCGCTGGGGAAACAGCGACTGCGAAAG GTCTTCTGGCACAGGAATGATGCTGAGCTCCTGGGCAACCTCCAGTATCGAAGAAGTGGCACAGAATGCCCCAGATGGTGTTCGCTGGCTGCAGCTTTACATTTACAAAGACAGAGAGCTAACCAAATCTTTAGTAAAGCGAGCTGAAAGCGCAGGATATAAGGGGATTTTTGTCACTGTGGATACACCGTACCTAGGGAGACGACGGAATGATGTGCGCAACAGGTTTAAGCTCACACCTCATCTGAA GATGGCCAATTTTGAGTCCCCCGATTTGGCATTTTCTTCAAAGGAAAGCTATAAGGAAGATAGTGGGTTGGCTGTTTATGTAACACAGGCAATAGATCCTACGCTGAAATGGGAAGATATTGTGTGGCTGAAAAAATTAACTACTTTACCAGTAGTGGTGAAAGGAATTTTAAGAG TTGATGATGCGCGAGAAGCTCTTAAATATGGTGTTGATGGAATAGTTGTGTCAAACCATGGTGCTCGGCAGCTGGATTGTGTGCCTGCAACT ATTGACGTCCTTCCTGAAATTGTTGAAGCTGTTGGAGGAAAAGTGGAAGTCTTCTTGGATGGAGGGATACGTAGAGGCACAGATGTCCTCAAAGCTTTGGCACTGGGTGCCAAAGCAGTGTTCATTGGACGCCCTATTCTCTGGGGATTAGCCTGTCAG GGTGAAAAAGGAGTAAGTGAAGTTCTTGAATTGCTGAGAGAAGAACTGCGCTTAGCAGTTGCACTTGTAG gCTGCACTACGGTGAAAGAAATTGATAAGTCTATCGTAAGAAGGTCTCAGTTTACTTCACGAATTTAA